In Phyllopteryx taeniolatus isolate TA_2022b chromosome 8, UOR_Ptae_1.2, whole genome shotgun sequence, one genomic interval encodes:
- the kcnk6 gene encoding potassium channel subfamily K member 6 — protein sequence MHPLGRSWLLLGALVLFYVVYLLFGGLVFSSLERPVEERLRRHADALKRGFLVNQSCVSAAALELFVGQVLAANRYGVAALRNASADPSNWDLTSAMFFANTLVTTVGYGHTTPLSDAGKAFSIVYALLGVPFTMLVLTACVQRLMYPLVAAPLGRLQRAGLEARPAAGVHFLALLALVLLCLFAAPAAVFSAAEDGWSFLDGFYFCFVSLCTIGLGDFVPAARPQQKFREVYQVAVMAYLFAGLMMMYLLLRTFHKMADLHGLTAFLQLPRCEESEPDEDREPIVENGHGAARKRPSYAAIGER from the exons ATGCATCCCCTGGGCAGGTCGTGGCTGCTCCTCGGCGCCTTGGTCCTCTTCTACGTCGTCTACCTCCTGTTCGGCGGCCTGGTCTTCTCCAGCCTCGAGCGGCCCGTGGAGGAGCGGCTCCGCCGTCACGCGGACGCCCTCAAGCGGGGCTTCCTGGTCAACCAGAGCTGCGTGTCGGCCGCCGCCCTGGAGCTCTTCGTGGGCCAGGTGCTGGCCGCCAACCGGTACGGCGTGGCGGCCCTCCGGAACGCCTCCGCCGACCCGTCCAACTGGGACCTGACCTCGGCCATGTTCTTCGCCAACACGCTGGTCACCACCGTGG gTTACGGTCATACGACGCCGCTGTCGGACGCGGGCAAGGCCTTCTCCATCGTGTACGCGCTGCTGGGCGTGCCCTTCACCATGCTGGTCCTGACGGCGTGCGTGCAGCGGCTGATGTACCCGCTGGTGGCGGCGCCCCTGGGCCGGCTGCAGCGCGCCGGCCTGGAGGCCCGCCCGGCGGCCGGCGTGCACTTCCTGGCGCTGCTGGCGCTGGTGCTGCTGTGTCTGTTCGCGGCTCCGGCGGCCGTGTTCAGCGCGGCGGAGGACGGCTGGTCCTTCCTGGACGGCTTCTACTTCTGCTTCGTCTCGCTGTGCACCATCGGCCTGGGAGACTTTGTGCCCGCCGCCCGGCCTCAGCAGAAGTTCAGAGAGGTCTACCAGGTCGCCGTCATGG CGTACCTGTTCGCGGGCCTGATGATGATGTACCTGCTCCTGCGTACCTTCCACAAGATGGCCGACCTGCACGGCCTGACCGCCTTCCTGCAGCTGCCGCGCTGCGAGGAGTCCGAGCCGGACGAGGACCGCGAGCCCATCGTGGAGAACGGGCACGGCGCCGCCCGCAAGCGGCCCTCGTACGCCGCGATCGGCGAGCGGTGA